TCCATTTTGAGATAATTTCCGCAATGTCTGATTCTTCCACTTCTTCCCGCAAGAGGGATTTACCTGTAGTTTGTTTTTCTGCTAGGGCAGTTTCTTTATCTTTGATTTGCTGTTGTAAATCGTTTAATTTGCCGTAACGCAACTCGGCGGCTTTATTATAATCATAATCTCTTTCCGCCTGTTGAATTTCCACATTAACTCTTTCTATCGATTCCCGTAAATTGCGAATTTCATCGATAATATCCTTTTCAGACTGCCATTGAGCATTAAAAGCTGATTGTTGCTCTTTCAAATTTCCTAATTCTTGCTCTAGCTTTGCTAATCTCTCTTTTGATGCAGGATCATCTTCTTTTTTCAATGATAATCTTTCCATCTCTAATTGGAGGATTTTGCGATCGACTTCGTCCAATTCTTCGGGTTTAGAAGTTATTTCCATTTTCAACTTTGCCGCCGATTCATCCACTAAATCAATGGCTTTATCTGGCAAAAAGCGATCTGTAATATAGCGATTCGACAACATTGCCGCCGCTACGAGGGCATTGTCAGCAATTTTAACCCCATGATGTACTTCATAACGTTCTTTTAATCCCCTTAAAATAGAGATAGTATCAATGACATTAGGTTCGCCTACATATACCGATTGAAAACGTCTTTCTAGTGCTGCATCTTTCTCAATATATTTACGGTATTCATCGAGAGTTGTCGCCCCGATACAACGTAATTCTCCCCTTGCTAACATCGGTTTTAAGAGGTTTCCTGCATCCATTGCCCCTTGAGTCGCTCCTGCACCGACAACGGTATGTATCTCATCGATAAAAAGGATGATATTACCCTCGGATTCGGTAACTTCTTTCAAGACGGCTTTGAGTCTTTCTTCAAATTCTCCTCGATATTTCGCCCCTGCAATCAATGCACCCATGTCTAAGGCAATAAGAGTGCGATCGAGCAATGATTCGGGTACATCTCGGTTTATAATACGTTGGGCTAATCCTTCTACAATCGCAGTTTTTCCTACCCCCGGCTCACCAATTAACACAGGGTTATTTTTCGTGCGACGGGACAGAATTTGAATAGTACGACGGACTTCATCATCTCTACCGATAACGGGATCTAACTTCCCTTGTCTTGCCAATTCTGTTAAATCTCGACCATATTTAGTCAAAGATTCGTATTTTCCTTCAGGATTTTGATCGGTCACTTTCTGGCTTCCTCTAATTTCTTTAATGATAGTTTTTAGTTGATTTTCATCGAGATTAAATTCTCTTAATAAATTTTTCCCAAAACGTTCGTCTTGGGCATAACCTAAGATAATATGTTCAATGGAAATGAAATCATCTTCAAATTCTTTGCGGTATTTTTCTGCCCTATCTAAAAGAGTATCAAGGCTTTTTCCTAAATATACCGAGTCAGAAACGTTTTTAACCTTCGGTTGACGATTGATAAATTCATCGGTGCGATCGCGCAAACGAGTTAAACTAATATCAGCTTTATTAAAGATACTTGTAGCTAATCCCTGTTGTTCTAAAAGAGATTTTAACAGATGCTCTGACTCAATTTGCTGGTGTTGACTTTGTTTGGCAATGTCGGGAGTTTTGACTATTGCCTCCCATGCTTTTTCTGTAAATTGTTGTGGATTTGTTGGTTGCATTTTTTTTATTTCCTAATAAGAATAATGATAAAAATAGCTTGTTTATTTAACCTGAGTTCGGGATAAGCTGAAAGCATTATTTTCTCCTAGTCAGAAAACCTTATAGCTTCTTAGAAACAACGATAAAATTGCCTTAATCCGAACTGACTTAAACAAGGGGCTTAAGCCCCTTGCTAAAAACCCCTACCACCTGCAACCTGCAACCTGCAACCTGACACCTAACCTTGTTGGATATTCTTAAACCGAACTGAGGTTTATTTAATAAGTAAAATTACAACAATTATATTATTCAGTTATCTAAACATGATTATAAAACAATATAAATATTATCTTAGTTGGGAATACTCTACTAATTTAGTGGGGATTAAATCACCTATTGAGTTAGGGATTTTTGAAGAAATAGACATCATAAGAAATAAAGCATAAGCGGAAAATTAATCTATAATGACGTAACAGCTATCAATAAGAAAAAACCATGATTGCTCAACTAGAAAAAACTTGTTACTCGGTAGAAGAATATTTTGAGTTAGAAGAAACCGCCGAATATAAAAGCGAATACCATGATGGAGAAATTATCCCCATGACAGGAGGCACAACTAATCACAACAAAATAGCAGGTAATTTTTATTTTTATTTTAAATCTGCTTTCAGAAGACAAAATTACGATATTTATATCAATGATGTGCGTCTTTCTATTCCTCTCCAGAGACGTTATACTTACCCTGATATTATGATTATTCAAGATCAACCAATCTATGAAGGGGATAAACAAACAACCATCACAAATCCCCTCATAATTATTGAAGTTTTATCAAATTCAACGGAAAATTATGATAAGGGAGAGAAATTTAAAAGCTATCGTTCTATTAAATCTTTTCAAGAATATATATTAATAGATCAGTATAGTTTTTCTGTGGAACAATTTATCAAAGAATCTGAAGGAGAATGGAAATTTAAGGAGTATTTAGGAGAAAATCAGGTGTTAAAATTAGGTAAAATTGATTTTGAACTATCTTTTTCTGATATTTATGAAGGGGTTAATTTTGTTGAAAGTATTTAAAATTGTCGATAGCA
This is a stretch of genomic DNA from Cyanobacterium aponinum PCC 10605. It encodes these proteins:
- the clpB gene encoding ATP-dependent chaperone ClpB, whose translation is MQPTNPQQFTEKAWEAIVKTPDIAKQSQHQQIESEHLLKSLLEQQGLATSIFNKADISLTRLRDRTDEFINRQPKVKNVSDSVYLGKSLDTLLDRAEKYRKEFEDDFISIEHIILGYAQDERFGKNLLREFNLDENQLKTIIKEIRGSQKVTDQNPEGKYESLTKYGRDLTELARQGKLDPVIGRDDEVRRTIQILSRRTKNNPVLIGEPGVGKTAIVEGLAQRIINRDVPESLLDRTLIALDMGALIAGAKYRGEFEERLKAVLKEVTESEGNIILFIDEIHTVVGAGATQGAMDAGNLLKPMLARGELRCIGATTLDEYRKYIEKDAALERRFQSVYVGEPNVIDTISILRGLKERYEVHHGVKIADNALVAAAMLSNRYITDRFLPDKAIDLVDESAAKLKMEITSKPEELDEVDRKILQLEMERLSLKKEDDPASKERLAKLEQELGNLKEQQSAFNAQWQSEKDIIDEIRNLRESIERVNVEIQQAERDYDYNKAAELRYGKLNDLQQQIKDKETALAEKQTTGKSLLREEVEESDIAEIISKWTGIPISKLVESEKEKLLHLESQLHERVIGQDEAVIAVSEAIQRSRAGLSDPNRPTASFIFLGPTGVGKTELAKALAGILFDTEEAIVRIDMSEYMEKHTVSRLMGAPPGYVGYEEGGQLTEAIRRRPYSVVLFDEIEKAHPDVFNVMLQILDDGRLTDSQGRTVDFSNTIIIMTSNIGSQFILDVSGDDSKYEQMRSRVMDAMRANFRPEFLNRIDEIIIFHSLEKSQLRHIVKLQVARLETRLAEQKLSLSLSESALDFLAEIGYDPVYGARPLKRAVQKYLETAIAKSILKGEFKDGDTIFVDVEDERLSLKRLPDDLLIKS
- a CDS encoding Uma2 family endonuclease yields the protein MIAQLEKTCYSVEEYFELEETAEYKSEYHDGEIIPMTGGTTNHNKIAGNFYFYFKSAFRRQNYDIYINDVRLSIPLQRRYTYPDIMIIQDQPIYEGDKQTTITNPLIIIEVLSNSTENYDKGEKFKSYRSIKSFQEYILIDQYSFSVEQFIKESEGEWKFKEYLGENQVLKLGKIDFELSFSDIYEGVNFVESI